CACGAGGATGTTCCACAGCTGCGGCAGCTCGTCGAGCGAGTAGCGCCGGAGCACGGCGCCCACGCGGGTGACGCGCGGGTCGTTCCGCATCTTGAACAGCGGACCGGATCCCTCGTTCGCCGCCGTGAGCGCCTCGAGCTCCGCCTCGGCGGTGACCCGCATCGAGCGGAACTTGAGCATGTCGAACTCCTGGCCGCTCTTGCCGACGCGCTCCTGGCGGAAGATGGCGCCGCCGGGGCTGTCGAGGCGGACGACGACCGCGAGGACGAGCATCACGGGCGAGAGGACCACCAGCGCGAGGCCGGCGACCGCGATGTCGAGGGCCCGCTTCATCACGTGCTTGCCGCCCTCGAACTGCGGGATCTCGACGTGGATGAGCGGGAGGCCCTCGACGGGGCGGAAGTGGATGCGCGGGCCGGCCACGTCGGTGAGCCGCGACGCGAGCACCAGCTCGATCGACGACCCCTCGAGCTCCCAGCCGAGCGTGCGGACGGCGTTGCTGCCGGCGCGCGGCTGGCTGGCGACGATGACGGCGTCGGCGGCGGTGCGGGCGGCGGCCGCGGCGACGGATCCGAGGTCGGAGACGACGGGGATCGTGCGCCCGCCGACCTCGAGGCCGGCGAGGTGCTCGTCGATCGCGACGCCCACCACCGTGTAGCCGGAGGCGGGACGCAGCAGGATCTGCGCGGCGACGTCCTCGACGTCGGCGCGGCTGCCCACGACGACGACGCGGGAGAGGTGGGCGCCCTGCACGCGGCGGCGGATGAGCCACCGGCGCCAGCTCCACCGGGCCGCGAGCAGCGCCACGACGCCGAGCGGGAAGGCGAGGACGACGTAGCCGCGGGCGATGTCGACCTTGAGGAGGAGGAACCCGATCGCGAGCGCCCCGAAGGTGATGGCCGACGCGTTGACGACGCGCTTGTACTCGGCGGCCCCGACGCCGACGATGCGGACGTCCCGGGTGCGGAAGGCGCCGAGCACGGCGATCCAGGCGCCCACGACGATCACCGAGACGACGCCGTAGTCGACCTGCACGGACCCGGCCTCGACCGCCGCGTCCCCCGTGCCGAAGCGCGTGAGCTGGGCGGCGAGGACGGTGGCGATGATGATCGCCCAGTCGGTCGCGATGAGCCGGGTGCGGTAGTCGCGGGCCCAGCGGCGGCCCGACGGGACGGCGGGGACGGCGGGCGCGACGCCGGATCCGATGATCGGGCGGTGCGCGGAGCGGCGCTCCGGGCGCACGCGGGTGCGCTCGCCCCGGGTCGCGGGGCGGTTCCTCGTGGTGCTCATCGCGTGCCGGGCAGCGCGTCGAGCGGTCGCGGGGTGTCGTGGGATCGGGTGGGTGCGGGGAGGCGCGGACGACGGGTTCGGTCCAGCGCCGATGACGGGTTCATCGGGTAAGTTCCTGCGTTTCGGGTTACAGGTGGGTGGTGCGGGGTGCGACGGGGTCCGGGTAGACCTCGTCCGGTTCACGGCTCCGTGTGGACGCGGCTGGGTGGGCCGGTCCGGGAGTGGACGTCGCGGGTACGACGGGTGAACACCGGGTGGTGACGGTGGCAATGCTAGATGTTCCCTGTGCCCCGTCGCCCCTCCCCCTTCGGGGGGGGGGGGGCACGCCCGCACGCGAGGACGGGCCGGTCCCCCGAGGGGACCGGCCCGTCCTGTCGACGGATCGCGCGGGATCAGCCGGCGGTCGCGCCGAGCGTCCGGGATCCGGTCAGGAGACCCGTCAGCGAGCCGATGAGCGCCGGGACGCCGACCGCCACGGAGGACTGCGACGAGGCGATCTCGCTCGTGATGCGCAGGTCGGGACCGAGGACCCTCCGGCCGATGACCTCGATGCTCGTCCGGTCGTTGCCGGTCGCGTCGCGGAACGCGGCCATGGTGCCGTAGACGGCCGGGTTGCCGTCTCCTCGCGACCAGATGACGGCCCAGCCGGGGCTGCCGGCCTGGTCGCGCTGGTACACGTTGCCCGCCGTGCGGATGCCCATCTGCGCCGCGGACCGCTTGTGCGTGTGGTCCTCGACCGCGAGCAGGGCGTTGCCCGTGCTGCCCTGGAGCACGTTGTTCGAGATCGTGATGTCGGTCACGACCCAGGTCACCGTGGGGTCCGGCAGCTTCTGGCGGGGGTCGTGGCCGGGGGTGGACAGGTTCGTCGCGACCCGGTCGCCCTGCGAGATGTCGATGTCCCGGTTGTTGGCGGAGAAGGTGTTGTTCCACACGCCGATGTGCCCGGAGTTCTCGATCCAGAGCCCCTCCTCGCCGCTGCGGGCGATGACGTTGTCCGCCACCGTCACGGTGGAGGACAGCTCGAGCACGATGCCGGCGCCCGTGTTGTCGAGGACGTCGTTGCCCGTGAGCGTGATGTCGTAGACGGACTCGTCGAACCACAGGCCGTTGCCGGCGTTGCGCTGGAAGTCGCTGTCGAGCACCTGGATGTCGCGCGAGCGTCCGATCTTGAAGCCGCCGGACACCGGGGCGC
The nucleotide sequence above comes from Clavibacter sp. B3I6. Encoded proteins:
- a CDS encoding sugar transferase; protein product: MSTTRNRPATRGERTRVRPERRSAHRPIIGSGVAPAVPAVPSGRRWARDYRTRLIATDWAIIIATVLAAQLTRFGTGDAAVEAGSVQVDYGVVSVIVVGAWIAVLGAFRTRDVRIVGVGAAEYKRVVNASAITFGALAIGFLLLKVDIARGYVVLAFPLGVVALLAARWSWRRWLIRRRVQGAHLSRVVVVGSRADVEDVAAQILLRPASGYTVVGVAIDEHLAGLEVGGRTIPVVSDLGSVAAAAARTAADAVIVASQPRAGSNAVRTLGWELEGSSIELVLASRLTDVAGPRIHFRPVEGLPLIHVEIPQFEGGKHVMKRALDIAVAGLALVVLSPVMLVLAVVVRLDSPGGAIFRQERVGKSGQEFDMLKFRSMRVTAEAELEALTAANEGSGPLFKMRNDPRVTRVGAVLRRYSLDELPQLWNILVGDMSLVGPRPPLRREVQGYESHVHRRLFIKPGLTGMWQVNGRSDLSWDESVRLDLYYVENWSLTGDVMIMWRTFRVLTRPVGAY